A region of the Sideroxydans lithotrophicus ES-1 genome:
GGCAGCAGATCGATGCCGCCACGCCCTGCGACCGCGCCGCCATGACGCTCTCCGCCTACAACGGCGGGCTGGGCTGGGTGTACCGCGATCAATCTCTGGCCGCCAAGAACGGCCACGACCGCAGGCGCTGGTTCAGCATGGTCGAGCTTTTTAACGCTGGCCGCTCTGCTGCCAACTTCGCCGAGAACCGGGGCTATCCCCGCGTGATCCTCATCAAGTGGCAGCCCACCTATGCGAGCTGGGGAGGCGAGATCGTATGCAATTGAACCCCATCCCCTGGCAAGGACGCGCGCTAGCCTTACTGCTGCTGGTGATCGCGTGCATCGCTTTCGGTGTGGTCGCCGGTCTGAAATACGAATCCAACCGCCGAGACGCGCTGGAGCTGAAGCAGAAGCGCGTCGATGACAAGCTGTTCCTCGAAGCTGTGGCGCTAGGACATCAGGCCGCAGCAAACGCTATCGAATGGAAACGCCGCGCGCGCATCTACTACCGCAACTGGCAAGAAAGGCTGAACCATGAACAAGACTCGAATCTCGCGCAGTGCCAGCAGGCTGGCGATGTGCTGCTTAGTGGCACTTTTGTCGGCATGTACAACGCCGCCTGGAGGATCGAAAGCGATCAAGGCGATTCCGCAGGAGCTGCTGCAGAAGTCGTCGCAGCCGGTTCCGTTACGCCTCGACACGTCCTTGAGAACGTCCGCGAAAACGCCGACCTCTGCGGGGAAGACCGAAAGCGACACGACGAACTAGTCGACCTGTTGATTGGCATGGGGGCTGGTAAGTGAGACCGGAAGATAGAGCGCAAGAACTGGAGCTGAACGAGTGGGAGGCGCGGCAGCAGGCGGCCATCCAGCCCGAGCCGACGCGCGAGTCGGCAAAGTGGTGCAAGGCAGCGGGCTGCGGAGAGCGCATCCCGGAAGATCGACGCAATGCGGTACCGGGCGTGCAGTTCTGCATCGAGTGCCAGGAGCGGAACGAATTTATGGGTAAGGAGCGATAAATGTTGCAAATTGAATTCTGGCAGTTGATTAGTGCGTTGGCGGCGATTGTTGTCACCTTCGCCACCATGATCTGGGCGTTTGGAAAGCTGCTGGCCAAGCAATTCAAAGATAGCCTGGATGCGCGCTTTGCCACTCAGGACGAGCTGCGCAAACAGCGCGAGCAGACGATGGATGCACGCTTCAAGCGGATGGAAGAAGACCTCGAAGGTAAAGCGCCGCACTACAACGAGCGCATTTCCTATCTGGAAGCCAACGCCAAGAAATCCCCAACCCATGACGATCTGGCCGACCTCCATGAAAAGATAAACGGTGTCAGCAACGACATCAGCGAATTAACTGGCCAGTTTTCTGGCGTGCGCACACTGCTCGAAACCTTGCATCGATACCTGCTGAATGGAGGTAAACAGTGACCTACGCCGAAGAGATCGCCGCCTCACGCCGCCTCGCTATCCTGCTGGCGCTGTACTTCGCGCCCGGCTACACCCTCAACCGCGCTGCCCTGCGACACCAGGTCGAAATGACCGGCTACGTCACCAGCGCGGACAAGATGGCCTCCGAGATCGCCTGGCTGGCCGAGATGGAGCTGGTCGAGCCGCTGGAGCTGGATGCCGTGCGGCTGACCGCACGCGGTGAGGATGTGGCGCTGGGCCGCAGCCAAACGCCGGGCGTGCGCCGCCCATCGCCGGGAGAAACCAATGGCACACGGTGATGATGCCCGCCGCGCCGTTCGCGCGGCTTATGTCTTTGATCAGCTCGCACTTGAGGCTGCCGCAGCCAAGGAAGGCGTGCCCTATGCGACCGTGCGCAACTGGAAGCGCGCAGGCAAAGATATGGGCGACGACTGGGACAAGGCACGCGCCGCGCAGATGATCGCTGGCGGAGGCATCGAAGACGTGGTGCGCCAGACGCTGGGCATCGTTGTGCAGCAGGTGCAGGCCACCGTGCAGGCTATTCAGGATGCGGATGACATGTCGCCCGCCACCAAGGTGGACATGCTGGCCAGCCTCGCCGATGCCTACAACAAGCTGATGGCCGCCAGCCGCAAGATGATGCCGGAGACGGACAAGCTGGCGGTGGCGACGGATGTCGTTAAACGGCTGGCCGAATTCACGCGCACTAAACACCCCAAGCACGCATCGGCATTGATCGAGGTGCTGGAGCCGTTCGCGGACGAACTGGCAAAGGCGTATGGCTAGCCTATCGCGCAAAGCCTTTTTAGACGAGATCGGCAAGCTCGCCCAGGAGTTCCGCATCCAGATCGAGGCCGAGGTTGACGGCTTCGATCCCGATCCGGCTGCGCTGACTGAGCGCCGTGCGCGGGCATTGAATGACTTCCGCTTCTTTGCCCGCACCTACTTTCCGCACTACATCAAGTCAGCAGACGCGGAGCTGCACACCTACCTGTACGCCCGCCTGCCCGAGATCGTAGACAACGGCGAAGGAGATCACGAAGCCATCGCGGCCCCGCGCGGTAACGCCAAGTCCACCATCGTCACGCAGATCTTCGTGCTGTGGTGCATCGTCACCGGGCGCAAGCACTACCCGGTGATCGTGATGGACGCACTGGACCAGGCGGCCACGATGCTGGAGGCGATCAAGGCGGAGCTGGCATTCAATCCGCGCCTGGCGATGGATTTTCCCGAAGCCAGCGGCGGCGGGCGTGTGTGGCAGGTCGGCACCATCGTCACAGCCAACGATGCCAAGGTGCAGGCGTTCGGCAGCGGCAAGCGTATGCGCGGCCTGCGCCACGGCCCGCACCGTCCCGATCTGGTGATCGGCGACGATCTGGAGAACGATGAGAACGTGCGCAGCCCGGACCAGCGCGACAAGCTGGAGAACTGGCTGAAGAAGACTGTGCTGTCCCTGGGCGCTGCTGACGATTCGATGGATGTGATCATCATCGGCACCATCCTGCATTACGACTCGGTGCTGTCGCGCCTGCTCAAGAACCCGCTGTGGACATCGAAGAAGTTCAAGTCCATCGAGCGCTGGCCGGACAACATGCACCTGTGGGAAAAGTGGGAAGAGGCGCTGTTGAACCTCGGCCCCGAAGTCGCCCTGGCGTTCTACCAGGCGAACAAGCTGGAGATGGATGCCGGTGCCGTGGTGTGCTGGCCGGAAGGCCAACCGCTGTACAAGCTGATGGTGAAGCGCGCCCGCGATGGCCGCGCAGCCTTCGACAGCGAACAGCAGAACGATCCTGTGTCCGGTGATGATGCGCCGTTTGCCAACAGCATCAACTTCTGGGTGAACCGCCTGAAGGAGTGGGTGTTCTACGGCGCGTGCGACCCTTCCCTGGGCAAGGCCGGTGCATCGCGTGACCCGTCTGCCATCGGCATCGGCGGCTTCAATCGCCACACCGGCGTACTGGACATCGTCGAGGCCGCGATCAAGAAACGCCTGCCGGACAGGATCATCGAAGACATCATCGCCATGCAGGCCGAGTATCACTGCGTGCTGTGGGTTATCGAGACGGTGCAATTCCAGGAGTTCCTGAAGACAGAGCTGGTGAAACGCAGCGCAGCGCGCGGCATCCCAGTACCGGCGCGAGGCATCCAGCCGCACACCGACAAGCTGCTGCGCATCGAGACGCTGCAGCCGCACATGGCAAACAGCCTGATCCGGCTGCACCCGAGCCAGACCACACTGATCGATCAGTTCCGCCACTTCCCCAAGGCTGACCACGACGACGGCCCGGACATGGTTCATATGCTGTGGATGGCGGCCATATCGGGCAGCAACAGGATCGAATATCAAGGCGCAGGCGAAAGCCGCCGCGACAACGACGGAGGAAGGAAAGCATGGTAACCACATCAAGAATCCTCGACGCATCGGGCAACCCTATCAAGCGGGCGGAGCTGGTCGAGCCGCAGACCTCGAAGCTGGCGCAGCTGCACCGTGAATTCGCCAGCCACCCGTCACGCGGTTTAACGCCACTCAAGCTGGCGCGCATCCTCGATGCCGCAGAGCAAGGCGACACACGGGCGCAGCACGATCTGTTCCTGGACATGGAAGAGAAGGACACCCACATCTTCGCCGAGATGGGCAAGCGCAAGCGCGCTCTGCTCACGGTGGATTGGGATATCGTGCCGCCACGCAATGCCAGCGCAACCGAGCGCAAGCTGGCCGGTTACGCCAAGGAGCTGCTGCAGGACGTGCCTAACTTCGAGGATGTGATCCTGGATGCGTTGGACGGCATAGGCCACGGCTTCAGTTGCCAGGAGATCGAGTGGGAGCTGCTCGGCAGCGAGTGGCTGCCGAAGGAGATCACCCATCGCCCGCAAAGCTGGTTCCAGACCGACATGGAGACCAGAACCGAGATCCGCCTGCGCGACAATTCGTTGGGCGGCCAGGCGCTGCAGCCGTTCGGCTGGATCACCCACACGCACAAGGCCAAGAGCGGCTATATCGCCCGCTGCGGCCTGCACCGCACGCTGTCATGGCCTTACCTGTTCAAGAACTACTCGGTGGGCGATCTGGCCGAGTTTCTGGAGATCTACGGCCTGCCTCTGCGCCTGGGCAAGTATCAGTCTGGCGCGTCCGACGATGAGAAGTCCACGCTGTTGCGCGCAGTGATGAGCATCGGCCACGATGCCGCTGGCATCATCCCGGAGGGCATGGCGATTGAATTCACGGAAGCGGCCAAGGGCAGCGAAGGTCCGTTCATGGCGATGGTCGAGTGGTGCGAGAAGAGCCAGAGCAAGGCCATTCTGGGCGGCACCCTCACCAGCCAAGCGGACGGCAAGAGCAGCACCAATGCCCTGGGCAACGTGCACAACGAGGTGCGCCACGATCTGATGGTGTCGGACGCGATCCAGCTGGCCGGTACGCTCACGCGCGATCTGGTCTATCCGCTGCTATCGCTGAACAAGGGCGGCGTGGACGACCGCCGCCGCCTGCCGCGCTTCAAGTTCATGTTCGACGATTCCGAGGATCTCGGCGTGCTGGCAGAGTCACTGCCCAAGCTGGCCAGTATCGGCATGCGCATCCCGGTTGAGTGGGCACACGAGCGTGCTGGTATTCCACAGGCCGAGGAAGGCGCAGCGGTGCTGGGAGTGGCAAAGCCAGAACCCATCAAGGGTGCGCTCAAATTTGCCGCGCTCAAAGCTGGCGGTGCGGACGATGCTTTCCCCGACCAGACCGCGCTCGATGCGATGATTGACTCCATCGCGCCGGATCTGCTGCAGGGGCAAGCAGCCGCCGCCCTTAAGCCGGTGATAGAGATGATCGCCGCCTCTGCCGACTACGCCGAGGTGCATGACGCGCTGTCCGGGATCTTCCCCAGCATGAACACGCAGCAGCTGGAAGAGACGCTGGCGCGCGCCATGTTCGTGGCCGAAGTCTGGGGGCGGTTGAGCGTGCAAGATGAGCAAGCCTGACCTCTCCCTGGTATTCGGCCTGCCTCCTGAAAAAGCCGTCGAGTACTTCGAGTCCAAGGGTTACGTGCTCACCTGGGATTGGCGCGAGCTGTGGCAGGAGGCGCAGGCGAAGTCTTTCACCGTCGCCAAGGTGATGCGCACCGATATCCTGCTCGACATCCGCAGCGCGGTGGACGATGCGTTAAACAACGGCACCACCTTCCAGGAATTCAAGAAGAATTTAACGCCCATCCTGCAGGCCAAGGGCTGGTGGGGCAAGACGGAACACGTCAACACCAGCACCGGCGAGGCCAGCATCGTGCAGCTGGGCAGCCCGCGCCGCCTGCGCACCATCTACCAGACCAACCTGCAGACCGCCTACATGGCCGGGCGTTATAACCAGATGATGGCCAGCACCGGCAGCCACCCGTACTGGCAGTACGTCGCCGTGCTGGATGGCCGCACCCGACCCACGCATCGCGCCATGAATGGCCGCGTGTTCCGCTACGACGACGCACTGTGGGGTTCGCACTTCCCGCCCAACGGCTTCAATTGCCGTTGCCGCGTCAGCCCGCTCACCGCTGCTGCGGTCGAAGGCCAAGGCCGCACGGTCGAGTCTTCCGCCGACCGGCTGATCGATCACGAGATCCAGATGAAGGACGGCACCACCGCCCAGGTGAAGGCGCTGCGCATCAAGGTGGACGGCAAGGATAAGCTGTTCGCGCCGGACGCAGGCTGGAGCTACAACCCTGCGCAGCAAGCCCAGCAGCTGGACAAGCTGGCGGCAGATGCGGCGAAGAAGCTGGGTGAGTGATGTTTGAGCTGGAGTTCAAAAGCAAGTCGGTGATGGATATGCTGGCGCAGGCTGAGCATGCGATGGTGGACGCCTCGCCCTTGATGGCTTCGATCTCCAACGAGTTTGCGACGCAGACCGAGGATAACTTCGCGGCAGAGGGGCGGCCGAAGTGGATGGGGCTGAAGCCGTCCACCATTGCGATGCGCACCAAGCGCGGAACGTGGCCCGGTAGAATGCTGCAAATCAGCGCAGGCGGATTGGTCGCATCGATCAGCGCTAGCAGCGATGCCACCAGCGCCACAGTGGGCAGCAACAAGAAATATGCGGCCATGCAGCAGCTCGGTGGAACAACCAGTCCGCGCAGCATGATCCCAAACAAGGTGATCGAGCCGCGCCCATACCTGCCGATGGACACCCAGGGCAATCTGCAACCCGAAGCCGAACAAGCCGTCCTCGGGCTGGCCAACGATTACCTGTCCAGGATCATCGGCAACTGACCCCATTTTTCCCGCTTCCAGAAAAACGCCGCTGTGGCGTTTTTCGCCCCGCAGGGCGTCCCGATATAGCCAAAAATCAAGCGCGCCGTTTTTAACGGGGGTCTAACGGCCTCGGTGGGCGTTTTTTTGGCCGACTTCGGATGCACTTTCCGGCTTGCGTCGATTCTTTGCAATTTTCGGGCGGGGGTGGTAGTTTAAAAAAGCCCCCTGAGAATCTCTGCCGGAAGCTCTTCCGCCTAAACTCACATGGCTGCCATCTCCAGAATGGCAACCATGAAACGCAAACCCAAATCCCCTGCTCTTGGTTTCGCCGTCGCCGCCTGTTCGGTGGCGATGAATGCTGCAGGCGAGATCCAGCTCACACCCGCAGGCGTCTTCCGTGGCAACGATGGCCGCCCGAAGGATGCGCCGCACTGGGTGATGGATGCGCAGGCTGCCCAGGATGTGATCGCATTCTGCTCTGCGCGCCAGAATGAATTCGTCATCGACTACGAACACCAGACCCTGCTCGCCGAAAAGAACGGCCAG
Encoded here:
- a CDS encoding DUF935 domain-containing protein, encoding MVTTSRILDASGNPIKRAELVEPQTSKLAQLHREFASHPSRGLTPLKLARILDAAEQGDTRAQHDLFLDMEEKDTHIFAEMGKRKRALLTVDWDIVPPRNASATERKLAGYAKELLQDVPNFEDVILDALDGIGHGFSCQEIEWELLGSEWLPKEITHRPQSWFQTDMETRTEIRLRDNSLGGQALQPFGWITHTHKAKSGYIARCGLHRTLSWPYLFKNYSVGDLAEFLEIYGLPLRLGKYQSGASDDEKSTLLRAVMSIGHDAAGIIPEGMAIEFTEAAKGSEGPFMAMVEWCEKSQSKAILGGTLTSQADGKSSTNALGNVHNEVRHDLMVSDAIQLAGTLTRDLVYPLLSLNKGGVDDRRRLPRFKFMFDDSEDLGVLAESLPKLASIGMRIPVEWAHERAGIPQAEEGAAVLGVAKPEPIKGALKFAALKAGGADDAFPDQTALDAMIDSIAPDLLQGQAAAALKPVIEMIAASADYAEVHDALSGIFPSMNTQQLEETLARAMFVAEVWGRLSVQDEQA
- a CDS encoding phage head morphogenesis protein, producing the protein MSKPDLSLVFGLPPEKAVEYFESKGYVLTWDWRELWQEAQAKSFTVAKVMRTDILLDIRSAVDDALNNGTTFQEFKKNLTPILQAKGWWGKTEHVNTSTGEASIVQLGSPRRLRTIYQTNLQTAYMAGRYNQMMASTGSHPYWQYVAVLDGRTRPTHRAMNGRVFRYDDALWGSHFPPNGFNCRCRVSPLTAAAVEGQGRTVESSADRLIDHEIQMKDGTTAQVKALRIKVDGKDKLFAPDAGWSYNPAQQAQQLDKLAADAAKKLGE
- a CDS encoding DUF1804 family protein; its protein translation is MAHGDDARRAVRAAYVFDQLALEAAAAKEGVPYATVRNWKRAGKDMGDDWDKARAAQMIAGGGIEDVVRQTLGIVVQQVQATVQAIQDADDMSPATKVDMLASLADAYNKLMAASRKMMPETDKLAVATDVVKRLAEFTRTKHPKHASALIEVLEPFADELAKAYG
- the terL gene encoding phage terminase large subunit; the encoded protein is MASLSRKAFLDEIGKLAQEFRIQIEAEVDGFDPDPAALTERRARALNDFRFFARTYFPHYIKSADAELHTYLYARLPEIVDNGEGDHEAIAAPRGNAKSTIVTQIFVLWCIVTGRKHYPVIVMDALDQAATMLEAIKAELAFNPRLAMDFPEASGGGRVWQVGTIVTANDAKVQAFGSGKRMRGLRHGPHRPDLVIGDDLENDENVRSPDQRDKLENWLKKTVLSLGAADDSMDVIIIGTILHYDSVLSRLLKNPLWTSKKFKSIERWPDNMHLWEKWEEALLNLGPEVALAFYQANKLEMDAGAVVCWPEGQPLYKLMVKRARDGRAAFDSEQQNDPVSGDDAPFANSINFWVNRLKEWVFYGACDPSLGKAGASRDPSAIGIGGFNRHTGVLDIVEAAIKKRLPDRIIEDIIAMQAEYHCVLWVIETVQFQEFLKTELVKRSAARGIPVPARGIQPHTDKLLRIETLQPHMANSLIRLHPSQTTLIDQFRHFPKADHDDGPDMVHMLWMAAISGSNRIEYQGAGESRRDNDGGRKAW
- a CDS encoding VpaChn25_0724 family phage protein, with protein sequence MTYAEEIAASRRLAILLALYFAPGYTLNRAALRHQVEMTGYVTSADKMASEIAWLAEMELVEPLELDAVRLTARGEDVALGRSQTPGVRRPSPGETNGTR
- a CDS encoding TraR/DksA C4-type zinc finger protein, which translates into the protein MRPEDRAQELELNEWEARQQAAIQPEPTRESAKWCKAAGCGERIPEDRRNAVPGVQFCIECQERNEFMGKER
- a CDS encoding phage virion morphogenesis protein, whose translation is MFELEFKSKSVMDMLAQAEHAMVDASPLMASISNEFATQTEDNFAAEGRPKWMGLKPSTIAMRTKRGTWPGRMLQISAGGLVASISASSDATSATVGSNKKYAAMQQLGGTTSPRSMIPNKVIEPRPYLPMDTQGNLQPEAEQAVLGLANDYLSRIIGN